GAGGGGGGCAGCTGTCGGTTCTGTAGGAACAAAGGAATGAATTGGCTGATAAGAGTGATGTGGAGCAGGTGCAGCAGAGTAACTTGGGCCTGCAGGTTGAGTCGAATCCTGCAATTAGAAGGGggatatttaagtaaaagtagctaCAAAGATTATAAACAGCTGGTCTGAATGCCCATTTGAGTAAGTACTTACATGGTAAAACACAGGAAGTGTGGACACATCCCTTTTAGAAGAGCTCTTATTATCACAGATCTTTttacaacagcaacagcaacagcagcaaatgCAGACAGTCACCGCAAAGCTAATCCCGACAGTAATCCCAACTGTACAATGACACGAAAAGGGGAGGGAGGTCACGTTAATTTGAATTGTCAACAACAGtttgttcattcatttttcTAAGATAATGTGCTGTTGCTCACCATTCTCAACAAACTTGTTTCCATCCTCGTTTtcatcctccacctccacctccacctccacctcaacACTCTGGGCCAGGTTGCCTTGACGGTCTCTGAACTCAATGGTGCCAGAGTCTCCGCTTTTCCAATCTGCAATCTGTAGGCCACCATCTTCGCGCCAAACCCTATTTGGAAAACTTGGTCTGTATCTGACCGGTGTGTTTCTTTCGTACAATGTTACGGAGGAGCCACCCTTGCGTGTAAAAGTCACAGTCCACAGGGGTCCACGAAAAGCATATTCAATAAAGAGCCCCTCATTCACCTTTGCATTATAGTGTGAAATGTGCTCTGTGTGATAAAGAGAATATAAGTATGTAGTCAGATACACAGCGGTCTCAAACCAAACAGCTTCAATCATTTCCTAACATCACCTGTTACTTCAAGCAGTGTCCCTTTCAGCGAAGTGTTGTCTTTTGCTCTGAGGCTGTAGTGGCCGCTGTCTGCAGGAGTGAGGTCATGAATCTCCCATAATCTCCCATCATGTGTCACCTGCACCCTGCCTCTATTATTGGTCTGAGGGTCTGTGTGATTCCAGAGGACCTTTGGCTGGTCCTCAGTATAAAGGCTGTTGTACTCCAGGAATTCAGCCTGCAGAGGGACATCACTGGAGTATGTAGACCCATAAATCACTGTAACCTTGTCAGAACAATCTGAAAAAGCAAAGGGTAAACGTATTGCACATTTCCTGGCGAAATACCTATTTCCACAAAGGTTTTTAAATGGTGTCATGGTTTTACTGTCTGTTAACTCATTTATTTCCCTTCATGTTTCATTTCTGGTGTTTccagttttattttgtgatcaCTCACCCTCACGTTCCAACATTTTCATAGTCATAGCCTTATCGTATTTGAAACCTTTCTCACCTTTTGATTCTGTCTTTTTGCCTCTCGTTTTGAATACCTTTGCCTGTGTGACTGCCTGCCTGTGTACTGACCTTATTTTTGGAATAAACGCCTTTTGAGTGTTGGAACCTGATCTCTGTCATTGCATTTAACTTCTGAGCTACATCCCTTGACAAATAGAGCCGTTATAGGGGAACTATTGTGCtaaaccaaaaacaacacagcagGAATTTGGTCAAAAAATTGGGGAGAaattaacaacagcaaaagaTTCTAAGATGTTAGCATGTAACTACATGTAGCACTGAATGTTATGTAAACACTGGTAATGCCTGGAGCAGATGAACATAGAAGTTTTTCATGAAGACAGAGAATAAGTTAAAGCATAATATGTCCTCTTTACATAGAAAGTAAAGTGTAATATTCTCACCCAAAATCTTAAGTCTGATGATATCGAAAATCAAAAAGTCATCAGAAAAATTTATATCACTCAAAAATGCGACAGAAAAAGTTCCGTCATCTCTTTCGGTCAAATCACTGAGTACAGCTGAGTAGGCACGGGCAAGGCGCGGGTCCTTTAACTGAATCAGAGGACAACAGAGATGCGTTTATGACAGGACAGAGAgcatattttgttaatttaaaaccTGGTTTGCTCAGACTGACTCATGTTCCAGAAAGCACAAATTAAAGCACCAAAAACTTCTCACCTTCCCGTAATCCATGACAAGCTCCCTGGGTCCTCCTCTACTCGGAGTGAAGTACATCTTTCCTTTGAAACCAGGTGGCGAATATAGCTGTGAAAATGTCATACTACTGCCTATGCACTTCTTTTCATATTTAAGACCAGCGGCTGATCCTACAATCAGAAAGATACGAGATAAGATAAGAGAAAAAGAGATAGATGCAGAATATTAACACAAGCCAGATACAAAACATCTAAGGACATGTGGAAAACATAACTGCAATACATTTCATACCACTGATAACGAAGAAAAATTGTGAATTATGTtacataaatcatttttggagGGTCACAAAATCATTCAAaattaagccacatttttaaaaaatgactttgactttgaaaatGACTTTGAAAAACTTTGTGTCAAATGGTTTAACCaaaatttaaaagacaaaaaaaatacaacttaaataaaataaattatttcttaaaggAGCCTCAAGGTGCACAGGCATTTCAATACATTATACTGAATTAActcaattaaattaataattaagttATTAATTCATTCACTTTTTCTGCTCTTTAATTAACAAGTTGCATCACAATCAATGACTTAGACTGCTACAATCCCGGTCCAAAAAAAGCTGGGatgctgtttaaaatgtaaataaaaagtcaCAGGTTATGTCAAGTCAAGTAACCGTTATCAGGCTAACGTGAGCTAGCTATGGAGAGAACAGATTGTATGTGCATAACATTAGCGTCACATAACATcagttaacattagctaacataaGTTAACATCAACTTACATcagttaacattagctaacatcagttaacattagctaacatcagctaacatcagttaacattagctaacatcaGCTAACATCAGTTAACATCAGCTAACATCAGTTAACATCAGCTAACATCAGTTAACATCGGCTAGCATTAGCCAACATCAGCTAACATCAGCTAGCATTAGCCAACATCAGCTAGCATTAGCCAACATCAGCTGATATTAGCTAATGTTAATTAGCTAATATCAGTTAACATCAGATACCATTAGCTAACATCAGTTAACATTAGCTAATATCAGTTAAATTCAGTTAATATTAGCTAGCATTAGCCAACatcagctaacattagctaacataatttaacattagctaacattagctaatgttatggattaataataaaatagcaataatcatattatgacttttagcaaaaatgctgcttataaaAGTATTTGGctaattataaaacacatttaatgctaggcacagcacacagaaataaggagtatcGAAAGGGCCCAGGTGGAAATAGATACTGAcgaacactagacaagatacaatagtgtgctgttagctttttttccttccacagggcGCTGActggaagctgaagcaccaagaggcgAGGACTAGCCTGCGTAAACATTGGCTAATATCAGTTAACATCAGCCAACAGTAGCTAACatcagctaacattagctgatTTTATTGGCATGGACCTGTATGTGGTCCGATATGAAAAcgttttttaaacaacacattatgcagaaaacaatgctttgGGTTGTTAAGAAATGCtgctatttaattattttaattgaatGGTTACCAACTGACTGGCACTGAAGatacaatatttttatatacttagctattcattttacttctatttttttcttttccccctAAGTCATCATTTCTGGAATTGGTTGGTAGTATAACACATTGTATTAATTatgtattataaatattaataatttatattaatatgtGAAAAGCAGACTTCTGGGTTGCGTTGCAGGGTCCAATTGGTGCaattggtatatatatatatatatatatatatatatatatatatatatatatatatatagtcattttggtttggatggtggtttattttcctgttgtgatatctttgtgaatatagaggtcttgtttgttgttcatgttgttgtttcgataaaaattaataaaacctttttttttaatccaattttTTGGGAATGTGATTGCACTTATGTTAATAATTAAAGCCTACTGTATGTACATTTACATACTAAAgcgaaattattttttttaaatgcaccaaCTAATAGGCCTTATTATGAAATTGGATCCAGGTGGGTGGTGGCTgttgtttcctgtttcctgacTCACCCCAAACACTAATTCAGTAATCCAGCAATCCCACTTTTACTGCACATGCagaacataataacaaacatcaTGCTGCAGTTTGAACAACAGTTGGTACAATTGGATATTTTGTAAGCTACGAGTTTTACCACGGAGCAGAGACTTTGCTCGTGACAAAATAAGCTGTAAAGTGAAATGTCAAATGGGTTAAACCTGCATAGCGTTTATTCTATGGGATTGTCATGATTTATACTCACCAAACAACACGCAGGAAACAGTCACGCATAACAGCAACCTGTCCTGTGGAGAGAGACGTTTTTGTTGACCTGCCATGTTAACTGTTAATAATTTCCGATCTCCGCGTCTCTCTGAACCCAGAAAGCACAGAACTGAACATCGAGCACAAAATTTGACAAACCAGATGTTGTCAGTTCGCTGCAGAATAATTTCCTTCTGTGTAACGGTGGAGTTGTGTGTTATTGCTGCACGGGTAACTGGGCGAGGCTTTCTGCACACGCTGTTTGCATCATAACTGCATCCTGGGTGCGTCCTGCGTCCCTAATGATGGGACGGACTGTGTCGAGGCTTAGGAGCGTGTGTCGGAAAATCCAGGAAGTCTTTTATTATGAAGCCCGTATCTTACCcgtaaatagaaaatgaaaataataacaatagtagtaaaataataataacaacaacaacaacaacaacaacaacaacaacaacaataataataataataataataatatatatatatatatatatatatatgtgtgtgtgtgtgtataaattgcCAGGGGTCACAagcaaaagaacatttttttaattatttaatcaaaAATACTGCAGTGGGAGCATAATCTCACAATTTTGATAACTTTCTTGTTTTTAGCATTAGATGTTGACTTGAAGTACATCTCCAGttctttcataaaaacacaaaagaaaggtTTCAATTTGgcaaatgtacatttatggATGTAAAATTTTGCAaggattataattatattaaataaataatattctttttcaactgaaatgtaactcattttaaaaccaaagtaCATCTTGCAAGAGGAGCTTGAAGTCACAGGTGATGTTAtctaaaataaatctgcaaatgtCTTGCCATAATTTACGggtatatttacatttcaaaaaaacAGATGGATAATAGTCTCAGTATGGGAGACACAAAAGGGACAATTTAGATCTAGATCAACATATTTGAATTATGAAGTGCGTATCGACGCTTGTTTCTAAAGGGCGAGTGACGTCATTTGTGGGGTTTGAAGCCTCGCTAGTTCAGGAAATAGTTTAAGTGTTGGTGTGATTtat
This genomic interval from Centropristis striata isolate RG_2023a ecotype Rhode Island chromosome 14, C.striata_1.0, whole genome shotgun sequence contains the following:
- the LOC131985291 gene encoding uncharacterized protein LOC131985291, producing MAGQQKRLSPQDRLLLCVTVSCVLFGSAAGLKYEKKCIGSSMTFSQLYSPPGFKGKMYFTPSRGGPRELVMDYGKLKDPRLARAYSAVLSDLTERDDGTFSVAFLSDINFSDDFLIFDIIRLKILDCSDKVTVIYGSTYSSDVPLQAEFLEYNSLYTEDQPKVLWNHTDPQTNNRGRVQVTHDGRLWEIHDLTPADSGHYSLRAKDNTSLKGTLLEVTEHISHYNAKVNEGLFIEYAFRGPLWTVTFTRKGGSSVTLYERNTPVRYRPSFPNRVWREDGGLQIADWKSGDSGTIEFRDRQGNLAQSVEVEVEVEVEDENEDGNKFVENVGITVGISFAVTVCICCCCCCCCKKICDNKSSSKRDVSTLPVFYHDSTQPAGPSYSAAPAPHHSYQPIHSFVPTEPTAAPLEPSVHYPVHIYVNPPQPEVAALREQNTDPAPSLGPDCLSSDPGPQFELKKGLSSPSAPFLSSDPTFNGIYTSDKPNFL